One part of the Neoarius graeffei isolate fNeoGra1 chromosome 2, fNeoGra1.pri, whole genome shotgun sequence genome encodes these proteins:
- the LOC132869547 gene encoding cyclin-dependent kinase inhibitor 1C-like, translating to MSSGQQLSIRGARAACRSLFGAVDHEELNRDIEAKLRELSEQDQKRWNFNFVTGTPLLGDYEWEGAAGEATPAFYQESVQVGKRRAVAPHVKPHTEAPDRENRAREDAAGGTVSPESASAGKQSRTRRRARAHLASTPRLITDFYVKRKKLGGDLKRRESATQNNFYSLSCERTPHKLLR from the exons ATGTCTAGCGGTCAGCAGCTCTCTATCCGCGGTGCAAGAGCTGCGTGCCGAAGTCTTTTCGGAGCGGTCGATCACGAGGAGCTGAACCGGGACATCGAGGCAAAGCTGCGCGAGCTCTCCGAGCAGGACCAGAAACGGTGGAATTTTAACTTCGTCACTGGCACACCGTTACTCGGAGACTACGAGTGGGAGGGAGCCGCGGGGGAAGCGACGCCAGCGTTTTACCAGGAGTCGGTCCAAGTAGGGAAAAGGAGGGCTGTTGCTCCGCACGTGAAGCCGCACACAGAGGCTCCTGACCGGGAGAACCGCGCTCGAGAGGACGCTGCAGGCGGAACTGTTTCTCCCGAGAGCGCGAGCGCAGGAAAGCAGAGCCGCACGAGGAGAAGAGCACGCGCGCATCTCGCGAGCACTCCACGCCTCATTACAG ATTTTTACGTCAAACGAAAGAAGCTAGGAGGAGATCTAAAACGGCGAGAGAGTGCGACTCAGAACAACTTCTACTCCCTCTCCTGTGAACGAACACCACATAAACTACTGCGGTGA